TCTCTGCCGTTACAACTTAAGAAGACGGTAGCAGCGGAAACAGGAGGGGCGTTTAGGTCACCGGTAAGGGTACACCGCAAGACACCTTGAATTTCGATGGTCCGAATTTGGAGGCCGTTTATAAGAAGGCCGTTTATAAGAAGGCCGTGGGAAAGG
Above is a window of Camelina sativa cultivar DH55 unplaced genomic scaffold, Cs unpScaffold01069, whole genome shotgun sequence DNA encoding:
- the LOC104774026 gene encoding uncharacterized protein LOC104774026, producing the protein MAKANVFLLSLVLMASLASLSHGLLINGLLINGLQIRTIEIQGVLRCTLTGDLNAPPVSAATVFLSCN